A part of Homoserinibacter sp. YIM 151385 genomic DNA contains:
- a CDS encoding N-acetylmuramic acid 6-phosphate etherase — protein MPSGAERELPPTERRLDASRGLDELDAAGILALIGAEDRVALAAVEAVRDELAALVEEAALRVRAGGGVHYVGAGTSGRLAALDAAELRPTYSLEEGIVTAHLAGGEHAILRAVEGAEDDAEAGAALIGTARIGAGDVVVGIAASGRTPYVGGALRAARAAGALAVLVSNDPAAPLAAEADRHVLLDTGPEVVTGSTRMKAGTAQKVLLGAFSTALMVRLGRVHSNLMVAVDASNDKLRARSLRILREATGLGAAAAASALEDASGELRVAIVATLAEVPAGTARGALAGARGSVREAMRTLADAEGDATT, from the coding sequence ATGCCGTCGGGGGCTGAGCGCGAGCTGCCCCCGACCGAGCGCCGGCTCGACGCCAGCCGCGGGCTCGACGAGCTGGATGCGGCCGGCATCCTCGCGCTGATCGGCGCCGAGGACCGGGTCGCGCTCGCCGCCGTCGAGGCCGTCCGCGACGAGCTCGCGGCGCTCGTCGAGGAGGCGGCGCTCCGGGTGCGCGCGGGCGGCGGCGTCCACTACGTCGGCGCCGGGACCTCCGGGCGGCTCGCGGCTCTCGACGCCGCCGAGCTGCGGCCCACCTACTCGCTCGAGGAGGGCATCGTGACCGCCCACCTCGCGGGCGGCGAGCACGCGATCCTGCGGGCCGTCGAAGGGGCCGAGGACGACGCCGAGGCGGGCGCCGCGCTCATCGGCACGGCGAGGATCGGCGCGGGCGACGTCGTCGTCGGGATCGCCGCGTCCGGCCGCACGCCCTACGTCGGCGGGGCGCTGCGGGCGGCTCGGGCGGCCGGCGCGCTCGCGGTGCTCGTCTCGAACGACCCGGCGGCTCCGCTCGCGGCGGAGGCCGACCGGCACGTGCTCCTCGACACCGGGCCCGAGGTCGTCACCGGCTCCACCCGCATGAAGGCCGGCACGGCGCAGAAGGTGCTGCTGGGCGCCTTCTCGACGGCGCTCATGGTCCGGCTCGGGCGGGTCCACTCGAACCTCATGGTCGCGGTCGACGCGAGCAACGACAAGCTGCGGGCGCGGAGCCTGCGCATCCTCCGCGAGGCGACCGGCCTCGGGGCGGCGGCGGCCGCATCCGCGCTCGAGGACGCCTCGGGCGAGCTGCGGGTCGCGATCGTCGCGACGCTCGCGGAGGTGCCGGCGGGGACCGCACGCGGCGCGCTCGCCGGCGCGCGCGGCTCGGTGCGCGAGGCGATGAGGACGCTGGCCGACGCGGAGGGGGACGCGACGACATGA
- a CDS encoding glucosamine-6-phosphate deaminase: MAEVVIVRDAEEGGALAASLIASLVRRKPEAVLGLATGSTPLTTWRSLAGAGLDLSRVSGFALDEYLGLPDGHPESYQAVVVREIVEVLGLDPARVRVPGDDGGPLEEAGVRYEAAIREAGGIDLQVLGIGRTAHIGFNEPGSSLASRTRIKTLAEQTRLDNARFFDSVDEVPRHCLTQGLGTILDARHAVLLAWGEAKAEAVAAALEGPVTASVPGSALQLHPEVTAIVDEAAASRLANAAYYRFAWEHRDAVGG, translated from the coding sequence ATGGCCGAGGTCGTCATCGTCCGGGACGCGGAGGAGGGCGGCGCGCTCGCCGCCTCCCTCATCGCCTCCCTCGTCCGGCGCAAGCCGGAGGCGGTCCTCGGGCTCGCCACCGGATCCACGCCCCTCACGACCTGGCGCTCGCTCGCGGGCGCCGGGCTCGACCTCTCGCGGGTCTCGGGCTTCGCGCTCGACGAGTACCTCGGGCTGCCGGACGGCCACCCCGAGTCGTATCAGGCGGTCGTCGTGCGCGAGATCGTCGAGGTGCTCGGCCTCGACCCGGCCCGCGTGCGCGTGCCCGGCGACGACGGGGGGCCGCTCGAGGAAGCGGGGGTGCGCTACGAGGCCGCCATCCGCGAGGCCGGCGGCATCGACCTCCAGGTGCTCGGCATCGGGCGCACCGCCCACATCGGCTTCAACGAGCCGGGCTCCTCGCTCGCCTCCCGCACCCGCATCAAGACGCTCGCCGAGCAGACGCGCCTCGACAACGCGCGCTTCTTCGACTCCGTCGACGAGGTGCCGAGGCACTGCCTCACGCAGGGGCTCGGGACGATCCTCGACGCCCGGCACGCCGTCCTCCTCGCCTGGGGCGAGGCGAAGGCGGAGGCGGTCGCGGCCGCGCTCGAGGGTCCCGTCACGGCATCCGTGCCCGGCTCCGCGCTGCAGCTGCACCCCGAGGTCACCGCGATCGTCGACGAGGCCGCGGCCTCGCGGCTCGCGAACGCCGCCTACTACCGCTTCGCGTGGGAGCACCGCGATGCCGTCGGGGGCTGA
- a CDS encoding ROK family protein yields the protein MRVGIDIGGTKTDAVAIGEDGALAHEVRLPTGFGADAVLETAVEAVDRLAALAGAGAARFDSIGIGIPGAVDSDSGRVQHAVNLGLEGLELGSRLEGRLGRRVRVENDVNAAALGAFHLLDRGPTHSMAYLNLGTGLAAGLVLEGRLWRGSRGVAGEIGHIPVDPAGPVCPCGQRGCLELMASGSGIARQWPSDEPRPVVALYRAAEQGDAAAAEVRDRLAANVAAAVRLLVLTVDVDRVVIGGGLTSLGDALLGDVRRVLEGWAADSAFLRMLELPGRVQLVPAGFPAAAVGAALVGVS from the coding sequence ATGAGGGTCGGCATCGACATCGGCGGCACGAAGACGGACGCGGTCGCGATCGGCGAGGACGGCGCGCTCGCACACGAGGTCCGCCTGCCCACCGGCTTCGGCGCGGACGCCGTGCTCGAGACCGCCGTCGAGGCGGTCGACCGGCTCGCCGCCCTCGCCGGCGCTGGCGCCGCGCGCTTCGACTCCATCGGGATCGGCATCCCGGGTGCCGTCGACAGCGACTCGGGGCGCGTGCAGCACGCCGTGAACCTCGGCCTCGAGGGGCTCGAGCTCGGCTCCCGCCTCGAGGGGCGGCTCGGCCGCCGCGTGCGCGTCGAGAACGACGTCAACGCCGCGGCGCTCGGCGCGTTCCACCTCCTCGACCGGGGGCCGACGCACTCCATGGCCTACCTCAACCTCGGCACCGGCCTCGCGGCAGGCCTCGTGCTCGAGGGCCGCCTGTGGCGCGGCTCGCGCGGCGTCGCCGGCGAGATCGGGCACATCCCGGTCGACCCGGCCGGCCCCGTCTGCCCGTGCGGGCAGCGCGGCTGCCTCGAGCTCATGGCCTCCGGCTCGGGCATCGCCCGGCAGTGGCCGAGCGACGAGCCGCGGCCCGTCGTCGCGCTCTACCGCGCCGCCGAGCAGGGGGATGCGGCGGCGGCCGAGGTGCGCGACCGGCTCGCCGCGAACGTCGCGGCGGCCGTGCGACTGCTCGTGCTCACGGTCGACGTCGACCGGGTCGTGATCGGCGGCGGGCTCACCTCGCTCGGCGACGCGCTCCTCGGCGACGTCCGCCGGGTCCTCGAGGGCTGGGCGGCCGACTCCGCCTTCCTCCGCATGCTCGAGCTGCCCGGCCGGGTGCAGCTCGTGCCCGCCGGCTTCCCGGCCGCGGCCGTCGGCGCCGCGCTCGTGGGGGTGAGCTGA
- a CDS encoding glycoside hydrolase family 3 protein, with protein MPTDNGARRGVPTDNGARPALAVLLPGFSGTELPDWLEALLRRGLGGVCLFGENIVDAAQVRRLTDAIRAANPHALIAIDEEGGDVTRRHAATGSPYPGNAILGRIDDLELTAEVGRSVARELAALGVNLNLAPDADVNSDPDNPVIGVRSFGDEPELVARHTAAWVAAHEREGVAVSAKHFPGHGDTALDSHLALPVVDVTPEVLRARDLPPFRSAIAAGARTVMSSHILLPQLDAERPATFSARILGGLLREELGFQGVIVTDALDMAGASGERGIPRAAVDALAAGCDLLCIGTRNTGPQLEDIADGIERAIAEGRLDEARLGDAVARNRRLAESLAGTVPRELDAEAPEPRFDEARIAAAFDVRPGVDPAALPADAVVVAIETAANIAVGSAPWGLAATGHPVVEVREGDALPEGSGPLLVTGKAHHRHPWVCELIALARQRHPGTLVVDLGWPSPDREFADVATFGASRVAASALAGMLGLGAGAGVGAGVAADAGARP; from the coding sequence GTGCCGACGGACAACGGCGCGCGACGGGGCGTGCCGACGGACAACGGCGCGCGCCCGGCGCTCGCGGTGCTCCTCCCGGGCTTCTCCGGCACCGAGCTGCCCGACTGGCTCGAGGCGCTGCTGCGCCGGGGACTCGGCGGGGTGTGCCTCTTCGGCGAGAACATCGTCGACGCCGCGCAGGTGCGCCGGCTCACCGACGCGATCCGCGCCGCGAACCCGCACGCGCTCATCGCGATCGACGAGGAGGGCGGGGATGTGACGCGACGCCATGCGGCGACGGGCTCGCCCTACCCGGGCAACGCGATCCTCGGCCGGATCGACGATCTCGAGCTCACCGCCGAGGTGGGCCGCTCGGTCGCGCGCGAGCTCGCGGCGCTCGGCGTGAACCTCAACCTCGCGCCCGACGCGGACGTGAACTCCGACCCCGACAACCCGGTCATCGGGGTGCGCAGCTTCGGCGACGAGCCGGAGCTCGTCGCCCGCCACACCGCCGCCTGGGTGGCCGCGCACGAGCGGGAGGGCGTCGCCGTCTCGGCGAAGCACTTCCCCGGGCACGGCGACACCGCGCTCGACTCGCACCTCGCGCTGCCCGTCGTCGACGTGACGCCCGAGGTGCTCCGCGCCCGCGACCTGCCGCCCTTCCGCTCGGCGATCGCGGCCGGCGCCCGCACCGTCATGAGCTCGCACATCCTCCTGCCGCAGCTCGACGCCGAGCGGCCGGCGACGTTCTCGGCTCGGATCCTCGGCGGGCTCCTCCGCGAGGAGCTCGGGTTCCAGGGCGTCATCGTCACCGACGCGCTCGACATGGCGGGCGCGTCGGGCGAGCGCGGCATCCCGCGCGCCGCCGTCGACGCGCTCGCGGCCGGCTGCGACCTGCTCTGCATCGGCACGCGCAACACCGGGCCGCAGCTCGAGGACATCGCGGACGGCATCGAGCGCGCGATCGCCGAGGGCCGCCTCGACGAGGCGCGGCTGGGGGATGCGGTGGCCCGGAACCGGCGCCTCGCCGAGTCGCTCGCGGGCACCGTGCCGCGCGAGCTCGACGCCGAGGCTCCCGAGCCGCGCTTCGACGAGGCGCGCATCGCCGCCGCCTTCGACGTCCGGCCGGGCGTCGACCCGGCCGCGCTGCCCGCGGACGCGGTCGTCGTCGCGATCGAGACCGCCGCCAACATCGCCGTCGGCTCGGCGCCCTGGGGGCTCGCCGCGACCGGCCACCCGGTCGTGGAGGTCCGCGAGGGCGACGCGCTCCCCGAGGGCTCGGGGCCGCTCCTCGTGACCGGCAAGGCCCATCACCGGCACCCCTGGGTCTGCGAGCTGATCGCCCTGGCGCGGCAGCGGCATCCCGGCACGCTCGTCGTCGACCTGGGCTGGCCGTCGCCGGACCGCGAGTTCGCGGACGTCGCGACCTTCGGGGCCTCGCGGGTCGCCGCCTCGGCGCTCGCGGGGATGCTCGGGCTCGGCGCCGGCGCCGGCGTCGGCGCCGGCGTCGCGGCGGATGCGGGGGCGCGGCCATGA